The following proteins come from a genomic window of Metarhizium brunneum chromosome 2, complete sequence:
- the SNU13 gene encoding ribonucleoprotein-associated protein, whose amino-acid sequence MAEDANAAWPLADAALTQEILDLLQSATHLRQAKKGANEVTKALNRGTCEVAILAADTEPLAILLHIPLLCEDKGTPYVYVPSKTLLGRACGVSRAVIAASINSNEASELAGQIKALRDKVERLAI is encoded by the exons ATGGCGGAAGACGCGAACGCTG CTTGGCCCTTGGCCGATGCCGCCCTCACTCAGGAGATTCTCGATCTCCTGCAGTCGGCTACTCATCTTCGCCAAGCTAAGAAGGGCGCCAACGAAG TGACCAAGGCTCTTAACCGAGGTACATGCGAAGTTGCTATCCTGGCCGCCGATACCGAACCACTTGCGATTCTTCTTCACATTCCCCTTCTCTGCGAGGATAAGGGCACTCCCTACGTCTACGTCCCCAGCAAGACCCTCTTGGGTCGTGCCTGCGGTGTCAGCAGGGCAGTCATTGCTGCTAGCATCAACTCCAACGAGGCCAGTGAGCTGGCTGGTCAGATCAAGGCTCTCCGCGACAAGGTTGAGCGTCTCGCCATCTAA